The Eretmochelys imbricata isolate rEreImb1 chromosome 19, rEreImb1.hap1, whole genome shotgun sequence genome contains a region encoding:
- the RNF19B gene encoding E3 ubiquitin-protein ligase RNF19B has protein sequence MGSEKDSESPRSSSIHAAAPTCPKPGGRRRRRLSFQSVFSAAAASASGGVRGRRRAKAEPPPPPPPPPAPAPAAPPAAPPAEAAPAEPQAAAAAAAAEGGAGELECPLCLVRQPAENAPRLLSCPHRSCRACLRQYLRIEITESRVNICCPECSERLNPADIRLLLSDSPRLVAKYEEFMLRRCLAADPDCRWCPAPDCGYAVIAYGCASCPKLTCEREGCQTEFCYHCKQIWHPNQTCDMARQQRAQTLRVRTKHASGLSYGQESGPADDIKPCPRCSAYIIKMNDGSCNHMTCAVCGCEFCWLCMKEISDLHYLSPSGCTFWGKKPWSRKKKILWQLGTLIGAPVGISLIAGIAIPAMVIGIPVYVGRKIHSRYEGKKTSKHKRNLAITGGVTLSVIASPVIAAVSVGIGVPIMLAYVYGVVPISLCRGGGCGVSTANGKGVKIEFDEDDGPITVADAWRALKNPSIGESSIEGLTSVLSTSGSPTDGLSVMQGNYSETASFAALSGGTLSGGVLSGGKGKYSRLEVQADVQKEIFPKDSVSLGAVSDNASTRAMAGSIISSYNPQDRECNNMEIQVDIEAKPSHYQLVSGSSTEDSLHVHTQMAENEEEQEQTFKHQSCEQKDCIASKTWDITLAQPESIRSDLESSDSQSDDMPDITSDECDSPHPQTVACPQTPKARGAESPSAHLSQCAQEEGHRPEEIVSKLECIEARV, from the exons ATGGGCTCCGAGAAGGACTCCGAGTCCCCCCGCTCCTCCTCCATCCACGCGGCCGCCCCCACGTGCCCCAAGCCcggcggccgccgccgccgccgcctctccTTCCAGAGCGTCTTCTCGGCCGCCGCCGCCTCGGCCTCCGGCGGGGTGCGGGGCCGCCGCCGGGCCAAGgccgagccgccgccgccgccgccgccgccgccggccccCGCCCCGGCTGCCCCGCCGGCCGCCCCGCCGGCGGAGGCGGCCCCGGCCGAGCcccaggcggcggcggcggcggcggcggcggagggCGGCGCGGGGGAGCTGGAGTGCCCGCTGTGCCTGGTGCGGCAGCCGGCGGAGAACGCGCCGCGCCTGCTCTCCTGCCCGCACCGCTCCTGCCGCGCCTGCCTGCGCCAGTACCTGCGCATCGAGATCACCGAGTCCCGCGTCAACATCTGCTGCCCCGAGTGCAGCGAGCGCCTCAACCCCGCCGACATCCGCCTGCTGCTCAGCGACTCGCCGCGCCTCGTCGCCAAGTACGAGGAGTTCATGCTGCGCCGCTGCCTGGCCGCCGACCCCGACTGCCGCTGGTGCCCGGCCCCCGACTGCGG TTACGCTGTTATTGCCTATGGCTGTGCCAGCTGCCCCAAGCTGACTTGTGAGAGGGAAGGCTGTCAGACTGAGTTCTGCTATCACTGCAAACAGATATGGCATCCAAACCAGACCTGCGATATGGCCCGTCAGCAAAGGGCTCAGACGCTGCGGGTACGGACGAAGCACGCCTCGGGCCTCAGTTATGGACAGGAATCTGGACCAG CCGATGACATCAAGCCATGTCCACGTTGCAGTGCTTACATTATCAAGATGAACGATGGGAGCTGTAATCACATGACTTGCGCAGTGTGTGGCTGTGAATTCTGCTGGCTGTGTATGAAGGAGATCTCAGATCTGCATTACCTCAG TCCCTCTGGTTGCACGTTCTGGGGCAAGAAGCCGTGGAGTCGCAAGAAGAAAATTCTCTGGCAGCTGGGCACATTGATTGGTGCCCCTGTAGGCATTTCCCTCATTGCTGGCATTGCCATTCCTGCCATGGTCATTGGCATCCCAGTGTACGTTGGGAGAAAG ATTCACAGCCGTTATGAGGGAAAGAAGACGTCTAAGCACAAGAGGAACTTGGCCATCACCGGTGGGGTCACCTTGTCTGTCATTGCATCCCCAGTTATCGCTGCTGTCAGTGTTG GTATTGGAGTCCCCATCATGCTGGCCTATGTCTATGGTGTTGTGCCAATTTCTCTCTGCcgaggaggtggctgtggagTCAGCACAGCCAATGGGAAGGGAGTGAAAATAGAGTTCGACGAAGATGATGGACCTATTACAG TGGCAGATGCTTGGCGAGCTCTGAAGAACCCTAGTATTGGTGAGAGCAGCATCGAGGGACTAACTAGTGTGTTGAGCACCAGTGGGAGCCCCACGGATGGGCTCAGTGTCATGCAGGGCAACTACAGTGAGACAGCCAGCTTTGCTGCCCTTTCCGGTGGTACCCTGAGCGGTGGAGTCCTCTCAGGCGGAAAGGGAAAGTACAGCAG GCTGGAAGTGCAAGCAGATGTACAGAAGGAGATTTTCCCCAAGGATTCTGTAAGTCTCGGAGCAGTTAGTGACAACGCCAGCACGCGGGCTATGGCTGGTTCCATCATCAGTTCATACAACCCACAAGACAG AGAGTGTAATAACATGGAGATCCAAGTGGACATAGAGGCCAAACCTAGTCACTACCAACTAGTTAgtggcagcagcacagaggacTCTCTCCACGTCCACACCCAGATGGCAGAAAAcgaggaggagcaggagcagacatTCAAACACCAAAGCTGTGAGCAGAAAGACTGCATTGCCAGCAAAACCTGGGACATCACCCTGGCACAGCCTGAGAGCATACGGAGTGACTTGGAGAGCTCTGACAGCCAGTCAGATGACATGCCAGACATTACCTCGGACGAGTgtgattccccccaccctcagactGTCGCCTGCCCACAGACCCCAAAAGCCAGAGGTGCTGAGAGCCCAAGTGCCCATCTGAGCCAGTGTGCCCAAGAAGAAGGGCACAGGCCAGAGGAAATAGTCTCTAAACTGGAGTGCATTGAAGCCAGAGTATGA